The genomic stretch ACAACGCCGGCATCACCCGCGACGGGCTGCTGGTGAAGGCACGCGACGGTGAGATCGTCTCGCAGATGACGCTGGACGCCTGGCAAGCGGTGATCAACGTCAACCTCACGGGCGTGTTCCTCATGGGCCGCGGCGCCGCCAAGCAGATGATCACCTCGCAGAGCGAGGGCGTGATCGTGAACATCGCGAGCATCTCCAAGGCGGGCAACATGGGGCAGAGCAACTACGCCGCCGCCAAGGCGGGGGTGGCCTCGCTCACCGTGGTGTGGGCCCAGGAGTTGTCCCGCTACGGTATCCGCGTGGCCTCCATCTCCCCCGGATTCTCGGACACCCCCATGGTGGCCGCGGTCAAGCCGGAAGCCTTGGAGAAGCTCGCCGCGAAGATTCCCTGCAAGCGCCTCGG from Pseudomonadota bacterium encodes the following:
- a CDS encoding SDR family oxidoreductase encodes the protein MQLDGKLIIITGAAGGLGRAMAHELSGVGAQLALVDLDQAAAQSVADDLNTPAKAYAANIADESAVDALYASIAADFGPELHGLVNNAGITRDGLLVKARDGEIVSQMTLDAWQAVINVNLTGVFLMGRGAAKQMITSQSEGVIVNIASISKAGNMGQSNYAAAKAGVASLTVVWAQELSRYGIRVASISPGFSDTPMVAAVKPEALEKLAAKIPCKRLGNPAEIAHTVRFCFENDYLTGRDIAIDGGLRI